The Mustela nigripes isolate SB6536 chromosome 4, MUSNIG.SB6536, whole genome shotgun sequence genome includes a window with the following:
- the LOC132015487 gene encoding uncharacterized protein LOC132015487, with the protein MSALKLGRLSASPVRVTAHSTVSSPRGPVREPEAGLGRRPHTQTSPVPRGAQLFLRTPPNKAPYRTLWKGYGRRVAVGRPCFRRQWSHRPDVASGGTRARPPQAQDRSSARAKPRTLGRISKTEAKTQLSHWSSWRDTVCGGKRRVLSRSAGWTGQGPSAGTQHGADHAKQGAVHAAAPELCSSGSRMYVCGQGRPQSQGEPRSPPRPADMTSKHMGPRQMPSSSF; encoded by the exons ATGTCAGCCCTGAAACTGGGTCGCCTTT CCGCCTCTCCAGTGCGAGTTACGGCCCACAGCACCGTCTCAAGCCCGCGGGGACCCGTGAGGGAGCCCGAGGCCGGGCTGGGCCGCCGACCGCACACGCAGACGAGCCCCGTCCCCCGGGGAGCACAGCTGTTTTTGAGGACTCCCCCAAACAAGGCCCCTTACCGGACACTGTGGAAGGGCTATGGCCGCCGCGTAGCTGTAGGAAGACCCTGTTTCCGGCGG CAGTGGAGTCACCGCCCTGACGTGGCTTCTGGGGGGACACGAGCCCGTCCCCCGCAGGCACAAGACAGATCTTCAGCTCGAGCTAAGCCTCGGACCCTGGGGCGCATCTCCAAAACAGAGGCCAAAACCCAGCTCAGCCACTGGAGTTCCTGGCGGGATACGGTCTGCGGGGGCAAGAGGAGGGTGTTGTCACGGAGTGCGGGCTGGACAGGGCAAGGGCCCAGCGCAGGAACCCAGCACGGGGCTGACcacgccaagcaaggagccgtcCACGCGGCTGCTCCCGAGCTCTGCTCGTCTGGGTCAAGGATGTATGTCTGTGGCCAAGGAAGACCCCAGAGTCAAGGAGAGCCCCGGTCTCCTCCGCGTCCTGCAGACATGACGAGCAAGCACATGGGGCCGAGGCAGATGCCTTCTTCTAGTTTTTAA